One window of the Tetragenococcus koreensis genome contains the following:
- a CDS encoding SdpI family protein: MIFLVLGIIIFVVGLIFFIFPAKKQHLFYGYRSYLATKNLTNWCYAQKISSRFFLLIGGIMLLIGTALKLTGNTNFFLIEMLIIPWFVVPLFGLIETKLQKFDQKTRGEQHEHIND, translated from the coding sequence ATGATTTTTCTCGTTTTAGGTATTATTATTTTTGTGGTTGGGTTGATATTTTTTATTTTTCCCGCTAAAAAACAACACCTATTCTATGGATATCGTTCCTATTTAGCTACTAAAAATCTAACAAATTGGTGTTATGCACAAAAAATTAGTAGTCGATTTTTTCTATTAATCGGCGGAATCATGCTCTTAATTGGTACAGCCTTGAAATTAACAGGGAATACAAACTTTTTCTTAATTGAAATGCTTATTATTCCGTGGTTTGTCGTTCCATTATTTGGACTGATCGAAACCAAATTACAAAAATTTGATCAAAAAACAAGAGGTGAACAACATGAACATATTAATGATTGA
- a CDS encoding response regulator transcription factor: MNILMIEDNESVCEMMQMFFLNEGWEVDFKYDGQAGIDGFLEDPQKWDMIILDLNLPEVDGMVVARKIREVSSTVPLIMLTARDSESDQVIGLEIGADDYVTKPFSPLTLTARMKALHRRSDLQSTASEDTNTQDNDTEFDVKTAHFQMNTKTREAYLMGKEINDLTPKEFDLLYTLANKPRQVFSREKLLELVWDYQYFGDERTVDAHIKKLRQKIEKIGPQVIQTVWGVGYKFDDSGVE, translated from the coding sequence ATGAACATATTAATGATTGAAGATAATGAATCGGTTTGTGAAATGATGCAAATGTTTTTTCTAAATGAAGGTTGGGAAGTTGATTTTAAATATGATGGACAAGCAGGCATCGACGGCTTTTTAGAAGATCCGCAAAAGTGGGATATGATCATATTGGATCTAAACTTGCCTGAAGTGGATGGAATGGTGGTAGCTCGTAAGATTCGTGAAGTTTCTAGTACGGTGCCGTTAATTATGCTGACAGCTAGAGATTCTGAAAGTGATCAGGTAATCGGCTTAGAAATTGGCGCAGATGATTATGTAACGAAGCCCTTTAGCCCGTTAACCTTAACTGCAAGGATGAAAGCTCTTCATCGACGTAGTGATTTGCAAAGTACGGCTTCTGAAGATACGAATACGCAAGATAATGACACAGAATTTGATGTGAAAACAGCGCATTTTCAAATGAATACGAAAACGCGAGAAGCTTATTTGATGGGAAAAGAGATCAACGATTTAACGCCTAAAGAGTTTGATTTGCTTTATACGTTAGCTAATAAGCCACGACAAGTGTTTTCACGCGAAAAATTGCTTGAATTGGTATGGGATTATCAATATTTTGGTGACGAGCGAACGGTAGATGCACATATTAAAAAGTTACGGCAAAAGATTGAAAAGATCGGACCTCAAGTCATTCAAACGGTGTGGGGCGTCGGTTATAAGTTTGATGATTCAGGAGTTGAATAA
- a CDS encoding sensor histidine kinase, with the protein MRYLYQQLLAFWVVILVTLVTLGISFTQMTKQTIEENNYQQLFGYADAVAEEINSNLPTSSLESVIRSSLNQSEAMLNQQNVHFTFITDSREVIYPVSPPKQISFSFNNFWQQLRAGQQQQVTASKNIFGEEEATSYAMIPFNLDNEFYGALIVTQSAQNVKNSVTEFTNNLLKGFVLSVIVALIISFLYAQVQVRRINRMKTATKEIASGNFDNKLPSHHRDEFDELAEDFNKMTDSLKESQEEVDRQEERRRQFMADASHEMRTPLTTINGLLEGLQYQAIPEDQKDNAIRLMKNETNRLIRLVNENLDYEKIRTNQISMVVKKFDGTQALQSILVQMEKKAQAANDQLVLETTEEVPIFADYDRFVQIVVNIIQNAIQFTENGEIRIKIEKGYLETIVTITDTGIGMTEDQVNNIWERYYKIDPSRKNKKFGESGLGLPIVQQLVNMHKGKIEVYSQPNEGTTFTITFPDTDPDKEIE; encoded by the coding sequence ATGCGTTATTTATACCAACAGCTACTAGCTTTTTGGGTCGTAATCTTAGTGACGCTAGTGACGTTAGGGATTTCTTTTACCCAAATGACCAAACAAACAATCGAAGAAAATAACTATCAGCAGCTTTTCGGTTATGCGGATGCTGTTGCAGAGGAAATTAATAGTAACCTACCCACTTCTTCATTAGAATCAGTGATCAGAAGCTCGTTAAACCAATCAGAAGCGATGCTAAATCAGCAAAACGTTCACTTTACGTTTATTACTGATTCAAGGGAAGTTATTTATCCTGTTTCGCCACCGAAACAGATTTCGTTTTCATTTAATAATTTTTGGCAGCAATTGCGCGCAGGCCAGCAGCAACAAGTGACGGCCAGCAAAAATATTTTTGGTGAAGAAGAAGCTACTTCTTATGCGATGATTCCTTTTAACTTGGATAATGAATTTTATGGGGCGTTAATTGTGACTCAATCTGCGCAGAATGTAAAAAATTCGGTAACAGAGTTTACAAATAATTTGCTGAAGGGGTTTGTGTTATCCGTCATTGTTGCTTTGATTATTAGCTTTTTATATGCTCAAGTTCAAGTAAGGCGAATTAATCGGATGAAAACAGCTACTAAAGAAATTGCTAGTGGAAATTTTGACAATAAGTTACCGTCTCATCATCGAGATGAATTTGATGAATTAGCTGAAGACTTCAATAAAATGACTGACTCGTTAAAAGAATCGCAAGAAGAGGTTGATCGGCAAGAAGAGCGACGTAGACAATTTATGGCAGATGCTTCTCATGAGATGCGTACCCCTTTGACCACGATCAATGGGCTATTAGAGGGTTTACAATACCAAGCAATTCCTGAAGATCAAAAGGACAACGCGATTCGTTTAATGAAAAATGAAACCAATCGTTTGATTCGTCTGGTCAATGAAAACTTAGACTATGAAAAAATTCGTACGAATCAAATCTCCATGGTTGTTAAAAAGTTTGATGGAACCCAAGCATTACAGTCTATATTGGTACAGATGGAGAAAAAAGCTCAAGCGGCTAATGATCAGTTAGTTTTAGAAACCACCGAAGAAGTACCGATTTTTGCGGATTATGATCGCTTTGTACAGATTGTTGTCAATATTATCCAAAATGCGATTCAATTTACTGAAAATGGTGAAATCCGGATTAAAATTGAAAAAGGGTATTTAGAAACTATCGTTACCATCACTGATACAGGGATCGGTATGACAGAAGACCAAGTAAATAATATCTGGGAACGTTATTATAAGATTGATCCTTCCAGAAAAAATAAAAAATTTGGTGAATCTGGTTTAGGTTTACCTATTGTGCAACAGCTAGTCAACATGCATAAAGGGAAAATTGAAGTATATAGTCAGCCAAATGAGGGGACTACTTTTACTATTACTTTCCCTGATACAGATCCAGATAAAGAAATTGAATAA
- the ltrA gene encoding group II intron reverse transcriptase/maturase, protein MKNQSGYPLMDELVSSMNIDRAIEKVKKNKGAPGIDEMTVFEIKEHLNKYRQPFVQKLKEGTYRPQPTKRVEIDKKDGKKRKLSIPVVRDRVVQQMILQVITPLIDPTFSKNSYGFRPGKNCQQAIDQAGKYYEEGYNVVVDCDLKSYFDTINHQKLMHRMQWYIADKEILQLIWNFLNAGVLDGEIIRSTPQGAQQGSPLSPLLANVYLDQLDKELEKRGHRFIRYADDFIVLVQSERAAQRVQESVTQFLEGKLRLTVNQEKSQIVKAHQLEYLGFRLRKDKGK, encoded by the coding sequence ATGAAGAACCAAAGTGGCTATCCATTAATGGACGAACTCGTAAGTTCGATGAATATTGATCGAGCCATCGAGAAAGTAAAGAAGAACAAAGGAGCACCAGGCATCGATGAGATGACCGTATTTGAAATCAAGGAACATCTAAACAAATACCGACAACCTTTTGTTCAAAAACTGAAAGAAGGGACTTATCGTCCTCAGCCCACCAAACGGGTAGAGATTGATAAGAAAGACGGCAAGAAACGAAAGTTGAGTATTCCTGTCGTACGAGACCGCGTGGTACAACAGATGATTTTACAAGTCATTACCCCTTTGATCGACCCGACCTTTTCTAAAAACAGTTATGGATTTAGACCTGGAAAGAATTGCCAACAGGCAATCGATCAAGCAGGAAAATATTATGAAGAAGGCTACAATGTGGTCGTGGATTGTGACTTAAAAAGTTATTTCGACACCATCAATCATCAGAAACTAATGCATCGTATGCAATGGTATATCGCTGATAAAGAAATCCTTCAATTAATCTGGAATTTTCTCAATGCGGGCGTACTAGACGGGGAAATTATCCGTTCTACACCTCAAGGAGCCCAACAGGGCAGCCCCTTATCTCCACTTTTAGCCAACGTCTATCTTGACCAACTAGATAAGGAACTCGAAAAGAGAGGGCATCGTTTTATCCGCTACGCCGACGATTTTATCGTGCTAGTACAAAGTGAACGAGCCGCCCAAAGGGTTCAAGAAAGTGTCACCCAGTTCCTGGAAGGAAAGTTACGACTCACGGTAAACCAAGAGAAGAGCCAAATTGTAAAGGCGCATCAATTGGAATACCTCGGATTCCGTCTGAGGAAAGATAAGGGAAAGTAA
- a CDS encoding group II intron maturase-specific domain-containing protein encodes MTNRKRSGSLDEIISSINQYTQGWINYYKKGELKAFLAKQMTHLRRRLRALIWKRWKKVSTKYRQLKARGASHREAMTYANSRKSYWRISESKLLHRIFTKEKFKQWKLKDFNEILEK; translated from the coding sequence CTGACCAATCGGAAAAGATCGGGAAGCCTAGACGAAATTATCTCATCGATCAATCAATATACGCAAGGTTGGATTAACTATTATAAGAAAGGGGAACTAAAGGCTTTCTTAGCGAAACAAATGACCCACTTACGTAGAAGATTGCGCGCCCTTATTTGGAAAAGATGGAAGAAAGTGTCAACAAAATATCGACAACTGAAAGCAAGAGGGGCTTCTCACAGAGAAGCCATGACTTATGCAAATAGTCGAAAATCGTATTGGCGTATTTCCGAGTCTAAACTACTCCACCGAATCTTTACGAAAGAAAAATTCAAACAATGGAAACTCAAGGATTTCAATGAAATCCTTGAGAAATAA
- a CDS encoding LTA synthase family protein — MKNIKIPNLLNTRLGFFGLLALLLWAKNIFAYFTEFNLGVDSAIQYFILLINPIATTLFLLSIALYIRRTKASYFAMLFIYFLATILLFANVAYYREFTDFITINTILGAGKVAGGLAGSTLELLKFSDLLYFIDFIILAVALGMKKIRLDKRPVRARTALAVTALAVMVFSGNLFLAETDRSGLLTRTFSRDYLVKYLGINAFTAYDAVQTYQTTQVRAQASPNDMDEVEDYVSDHYAEPNDEYFGMAEDKNVIYIHLESVQQFLIDYELEDENGEKHEVMPFINSLFHDDSTFSFDNFFHQVAAGKTSDAETLMDNSLFGLNQGSFFTQFGGKNTFESAPNILNQEKGYDSAVFHGNAGNFWNRNEVYKHFGYDYFFDGSYYDVNDENSFQYGLHDKPFFEQSIQYLEHLQQPFYSKFVAVSNHYPYAEFTDEEAGFPQANTPDETINGYFATANYLDTAVEEFFDYLKESGLYDDSVIVLYGDHYGISDGRNENLAELLGKDSSEWDEYDNAQMQRVPYMIHIPGQDKGGVNHTYGGEVDAMPTLMHLLGVDTENYIQMGQDLLSDEHQDIAAFRNGSFVTPDYTNYSGTVYDNETGEAIESPTEEQEATIKELQDNVNKQLETSDKVTQGDLLRFHTGSGLDPIDPNDYDYQDIDERLHKKEEELGDKSTSIYSENDDESTVDEYETKTYQEYNPEVREQLEEEENENEE, encoded by the coding sequence TTGAAGAACATAAAAATACCGAATCTTCTAAATACGAGGTTAGGCTTTTTTGGTCTATTAGCACTGCTGCTTTGGGCTAAAAATATCTTTGCTTATTTTACAGAATTTAATTTAGGGGTCGACAGTGCGATTCAATATTTTATTCTGTTGATTAACCCGATAGCAACAACCTTATTCTTATTATCCATTGCTTTATATATAAGAAGAACAAAAGCATCCTATTTTGCCATGCTTTTTATTTATTTCTTAGCCACGATCTTGCTTTTTGCAAATGTCGCTTATTATCGTGAGTTTACTGATTTTATTACTATTAATACGATTTTAGGCGCTGGCAAAGTTGCCGGAGGTTTAGCTGGTAGTACACTGGAATTATTAAAATTTAGCGATCTCCTCTACTTTATTGATTTTATTATTTTAGCAGTTGCGCTGGGTATGAAAAAAATCAGGCTAGATAAACGCCCTGTTCGAGCTAGAACAGCTTTAGCAGTAACAGCTTTAGCTGTGATGGTGTTTTCTGGTAACTTATTTTTAGCGGAAACTGACCGCTCAGGATTATTAACCCGTACTTTTTCACGTGATTATCTAGTTAAGTATCTAGGTATCAATGCCTTTACCGCTTATGATGCTGTCCAAACTTATCAAACCACGCAAGTCCGGGCCCAAGCAAGCCCCAACGACATGGACGAAGTTGAAGATTACGTCAGTGATCACTATGCCGAACCTAATGATGAATATTTTGGTATGGCAGAAGACAAAAACGTCATTTATATTCATTTGGAAAGCGTGCAACAATTCTTAATTGATTACGAATTAGAAGATGAAAATGGCGAAAAACACGAAGTAATGCCGTTTATCAACAGTCTATTTCATGACGATAGTACCTTTAGCTTTGATAACTTCTTCCATCAAGTAGCTGCTGGTAAAACAAGTGATGCTGAAACATTAATGGATAATTCATTATTTGGTTTAAACCAAGGGTCCTTTTTCACCCAATTTGGTGGAAAAAACACCTTTGAATCAGCACCCAACATTTTAAATCAAGAAAAAGGCTATGATTCCGCGGTCTTTCATGGAAATGCCGGAAACTTTTGGAATCGTAATGAAGTCTATAAGCATTTCGGTTATGACTACTTTTTTGATGGAAGTTATTATGACGTCAATGACGAGAATTCATTCCAATATGGATTACATGACAAACCATTCTTTGAACAATCTATCCAATATTTAGAACACTTGCAACAACCGTTTTATTCGAAATTTGTCGCTGTGTCAAACCACTACCCTTATGCTGAGTTTACCGATGAGGAAGCTGGATTCCCACAAGCGAATACACCGGATGAAACTATCAATGGCTACTTTGCTACGGCTAATTACTTGGATACAGCTGTTGAAGAATTCTTCGACTATTTAAAAGAATCTGGTCTATATGATGATTCAGTAATTGTTTTATACGGAGACCACTATGGTATTTCTGACGGACGTAATGAAAACTTGGCAGAATTACTAGGCAAAGATAGTTCCGAATGGGATGAATACGATAATGCTCAAATGCAACGTGTTCCTTATATGATTCACATTCCTGGTCAAGATAAAGGTGGTGTGAACCATACGTACGGCGGTGAAGTCGACGCAATGCCTACACTCATGCATCTATTAGGAGTAGATACCGAAAATTACATCCAAATGGGACAAGATTTATTATCAGATGAGCATCAAGACATCGCTGCTTTCCGTAACGGCTCCTTTGTAACGCCTGATTATACAAACTATTCAGGAACTGTTTATGATAATGAAACAGGTGAAGCTATCGAGTCACCAACAGAAGAACAAGAAGCAACGATCAAAGAGTTACAAGACAATGTTAATAAACAGCTGGAAACTTCAGATAAAGTAACGCAAGGTGACTTGCTTCGTTTCCACACTGGTAGCGGCCTTGACCCAATTGACCCTAATGATTATGATTACCAAGACATTGACGAACGTCTGCATAAGAAAGAAGAAGAGCTGGGCGATAAATCAACCAGTATCTATTCAGAAAATGATGATGAATCAACCGTCGATGAATATGAAACAAAAACGTATCAAGAGTATAACCCTGAAGTACGTGAACAGTTAGAAGAAGAAGAAAACGAAAATGAAGAATAG
- a CDS encoding class I SAM-dependent rRNA methyltransferase: protein MEIKITQQAAKRMQRGYPLLQKEDLLDRIKENEWLDFIDKQGNLVAKGYLGVQNNGVGWSLTTENRPLNHAFFVDLFFQAKEKRRAYYQDEQTNAFRLVNGAGDHLGGMTVDKYGDFVVVSWYNQTLYNKQEEIISAFKEVFPEIKGIYEKLRFQTDQLQSRLLWGICAPEPLYIKENNLTYAVYLNEGLMTGIFLDQREVRGLFATGLAKNKSVLNMFSYTGAFSVAAAAGGAKSTTSVDLAKRSLKKTQEQFAINQIDIEQQTVHVMETFAYFKYAKKKNLAFDCIILDPPSFARNKKKVFRVAKDYGELIEDSVAILNNQGIIMASSNAANVSSKKFQSMIETALQNKKVAYKLIKKFHLPSDFAVDPAFPTGDYLKVYFYQIEKS from the coding sequence ATGGAAATAAAAATCACTCAACAAGCAGCAAAACGTATGCAACGTGGTTATCCCTTACTACAAAAAGAAGATCTGCTTGATCGCATCAAAGAAAACGAGTGGCTTGATTTTATTGATAAACAAGGAAATTTGGTTGCTAAAGGTTATCTTGGCGTGCAAAATAATGGGGTAGGTTGGAGTCTAACTACAGAAAATCGCCCACTTAATCATGCTTTTTTTGTGGATTTATTTTTTCAAGCCAAAGAAAAGCGACGTGCTTATTACCAAGATGAACAAACCAATGCCTTTCGGTTAGTTAATGGCGCTGGGGATCATCTAGGTGGTATGACGGTTGATAAGTATGGGGATTTCGTTGTAGTTTCTTGGTATAATCAAACTTTATATAATAAACAAGAAGAAATTATATCGGCTTTTAAAGAGGTTTTTCCTGAGATAAAAGGGATTTACGAAAAGCTGCGTTTTCAAACAGATCAACTTCAATCACGGCTCCTTTGGGGAATCTGTGCGCCAGAACCGCTTTATATTAAAGAAAATAATTTAACTTATGCAGTTTATCTGAATGAAGGACTGATGACAGGGATCTTTCTTGATCAACGCGAAGTTAGAGGATTATTTGCTACAGGACTCGCTAAAAATAAGAGTGTGTTGAATATGTTTAGCTATACTGGAGCTTTTTCGGTTGCAGCAGCTGCTGGTGGCGCTAAAAGTACGACTAGCGTTGATCTAGCTAAGCGTAGTTTGAAGAAAACCCAAGAACAATTTGCCATTAATCAAATAGACATTGAGCAACAAACGGTTCATGTAATGGAGACATTTGCTTATTTTAAATATGCTAAGAAAAAGAACTTGGCTTTTGATTGTATTATTTTAGATCCGCCTAGTTTTGCAAGGAATAAGAAAAAAGTATTTCGTGTGGCCAAAGATTATGGTGAACTGATTGAAGATAGTGTAGCTATTTTAAATAATCAGGGTATAATTATGGCATCGTCCAATGCAGCGAATGTTTCATCGAAAAAGTTTCAATCAATGATCGAAACAGCCTTGCAAAATAAAAAAGTTGCTTATAAATTAATTAAAAAGTTTCATCTTCCTTCAGATTTTGCCGTTGACCCGGCATTTCCAACTGGAGATTATTTAAAAGTTTATTTTTATCAAATTGAAAAAAGTTAA
- the aroD gene encoding type I 3-dehydroquinate dehydratase, with protein sequence MLEIKNIKIGDGHPKMCVPITGETTEEIAEQANLAKQSVAEIVEWRADLFNESEEINDMMETLEMIAGILPEKILLFTFRSVEEGGNRPVSLKMYHDVCLAAAGTQKVDLIDIEFGKVEFLGRKFVQDLKIQGVKIIMSSHDYDQTPEDATMIYRIGVMNQFGADIGKIAAMPHNLQDVLRMMNIVSRARAFNELPIATISMSDLGKASRITGEITGSVLTFGSLEEAQGSAPGQIPIDELQFILQTLHVKDQQVNSNQVSSNE encoded by the coding sequence TTGTTAGAGATAAAAAATATAAAAATAGGTGATGGTCACCCTAAAATGTGTGTCCCTATTACTGGAGAAACAACTGAAGAAATAGCAGAACAAGCTAACTTAGCTAAACAATCTGTTGCTGAGATAGTAGAATGGCGGGCAGATCTTTTTAACGAAAGCGAAGAGATCAATGATATGATGGAGACTCTTGAGATGATTGCAGGAATTCTGCCAGAAAAGATTCTTTTGTTTACCTTTCGCTCAGTCGAAGAAGGTGGTAATCGACCGGTCTCTTTAAAAATGTATCATGATGTATGCTTGGCAGCTGCAGGAACCCAAAAGGTAGACCTGATTGATATAGAATTTGGCAAAGTTGAATTTTTAGGACGTAAATTTGTGCAAGATTTAAAAATTCAAGGTGTGAAAATTATCATGAGCAGCCATGACTATGATCAAACACCTGAAGATGCAACCATGATTTACCGAATTGGTGTAATGAATCAATTTGGTGCTGATATTGGGAAAATTGCTGCTATGCCACACAATCTACAAGATGTGCTGCGAATGATGAATATTGTTTCAAGAGCTCGTGCTTTTAACGAATTACCCATCGCCACCATCTCCATGTCAGATTTGGGCAAAGCATCACGGATCACAGGAGAAATCACAGGATCAGTTCTTACTTTTGGTTCTTTGGAGGAGGCGCAAGGCTCGGCGCCTGGCCAGATTCCTATTGATGAATTACAATTTATTTTACAAACTTTGCATGTAAAAGACCAACAAGTAAACAGTAACCAAGTTTCAAGCAACGAATAA
- the ybaK gene encoding Cys-tRNA(Pro) deacylase has translation MSKKKKEKTNAVRLVEQHDISYKEYEYSWGEDQLSAEHVANELNQNIAQIFKTLVAVGNKTGALVAVVPGNQELDLKKIAKISQNKKVEMLHLKDLEKTTGYIRGGCSPIGMKKQFPTYIDTSAQDFSSILVSAGKRGLQIELAPEDLANLVDGTFADITV, from the coding sequence TTGAGTAAGAAGAAAAAAGAAAAAACGAACGCTGTTCGTCTAGTTGAACAACATGACATTTCTTATAAAGAATATGAATATTCGTGGGGCGAAGACCAACTGAGTGCTGAACATGTAGCCAACGAACTTAACCAGAATATCGCACAAATCTTTAAAACTTTAGTAGCGGTAGGAAATAAAACGGGGGCACTCGTGGCTGTGGTTCCAGGCAATCAAGAGTTAGATTTAAAAAAGATCGCAAAAATAAGCCAGAATAAAAAGGTTGAAATGCTTCATTTAAAAGATTTAGAAAAGACAACTGGTTATATTAGAGGTGGCTGTTCACCCATTGGAATGAAAAAACAATTTCCAACGTACATCGATACATCAGCTCAGGACTTTTCTTCGATTTTAGTTTCAGCAGGAAAACGGGGACTGCAAATCGAATTAGCCCCAGAAGATTTAGCTAATCTTGTTGATGGAACATTTGCTGATATAACAGTTTAA
- the gdhA gene encoding NADP-specific glutamate dehydrogenase, producing the protein MTKTHDSIKAVQEAIHNKDPHQTEFLQAVDEFLSTVEPFLEKNPEYEENHLLSILTEPERILQFRVPWQDDKGNWCVNRGYRIQFNSALGPYKGGLRFHPSVNLSILKFLAFEQIFKNSLTGLPIGGGKGGSDFDPKGKSDAEIMRFCQSFMTELSKYIGPSLDIPAGDIGVGAREIGYLYGMYKRLKQYDAGVLTGKPLDFWGSKGRTEATGYGAVYFVKHLLADKNENLTGKTVAVSGSGNVAIYAIEKLQELGAKVVTCSDSNGYIYDEEGIDLALLKQVKEVDRDRLTAYAQKRPQAEYHKDDTVWDLKATYDLAFPCATQNEIDKEKAQIMVENGTKVVAEGANMPCSLDAAEYFIDKGVAYCPGKAANAGGVAVSALEMSQNSQRLQWEKEDVDSQLNTIMKNIYESTRDAAREYGAENNFMLGANIAGFDKVAKAMTEQGLV; encoded by the coding sequence ATGACAAAAACACATGATTCAATTAAAGCAGTGCAGGAAGCAATTCATAACAAAGATCCGCATCAAACCGAATTTCTGCAAGCAGTGGATGAATTTTTATCTACTGTAGAACCTTTTCTAGAAAAAAATCCTGAATATGAAGAGAATCATTTGTTATCGATATTGACTGAACCTGAACGTATCTTACAATTTCGTGTTCCTTGGCAAGACGACAAAGGAAACTGGTGTGTGAACCGCGGTTATCGAATCCAATTTAATTCTGCATTAGGGCCTTATAAAGGCGGACTACGCTTTCACCCTAGTGTAAACTTAAGTATCTTGAAATTTTTAGCTTTTGAACAAATTTTTAAAAATAGTTTAACTGGACTTCCTATTGGCGGAGGTAAAGGTGGCAGCGACTTTGATCCTAAAGGAAAATCGGACGCAGAAATTATGCGCTTTTGCCAAAGCTTTATGACTGAGTTATCCAAATATATTGGACCTAGTTTAGATATTCCAGCGGGTGATATTGGGGTGGGCGCTCGCGAAATTGGTTACTTATATGGCATGTATAAACGTTTAAAACAATATGATGCAGGTGTCTTAACAGGTAAACCGCTAGATTTTTGGGGTAGTAAAGGACGTACTGAGGCTACTGGATATGGCGCTGTTTATTTTGTTAAACATTTACTAGCTGATAAAAATGAAAATCTTACAGGAAAAACTGTCGCTGTTTCTGGAAGTGGGAATGTGGCAATTTATGCGATTGAGAAATTACAAGAATTAGGCGCTAAAGTAGTCACTTGTTCAGATTCTAATGGCTATATCTATGATGAAGAAGGCATTGATTTAGCTTTATTAAAACAAGTGAAAGAAGTTGATCGTGATCGCTTAACGGCATATGCACAAAAACGACCACAAGCTGAATACCATAAAGATGATACCGTGTGGGACTTAAAAGCAACTTATGACTTAGCTTTCCCATGTGCTACACAAAATGAAATTGATAAAGAAAAGGCACAAATTATGGTAGAAAATGGGACAAAAGTTGTGGCAGAAGGTGCCAACATGCCTTGTTCGTTAGATGCCGCAGAATATTTCATTGACAAAGGTGTCGCTTATTGCCCCGGAAAAGCAGCGAATGCCGGTGGTGTTGCAGTTTCAGCTTTGGAAATGAGCCAAAACTCACAACGTCTGCAGTGGGAAAAAGAAGATGTTGATAGTCAATTAAATACCATTATGAAAAACATCTATGAAAGCACCCGTGATGCTGCCCGGGAATATGGCGCAGAAAATAATTTTATGCTAGGCGCTAATATTGCAGGCTTTGATAAAGTCGCTAAGGCGATGACTGAGCAAGGGCTTGTCTGA